From a region of the Paenibacillus segetis genome:
- a CDS encoding ferrous iron transporter B, with protein MESPLATNKGADTLDSLLEAAKKLADGNSIRDDIVSGIYRVSTGICKDTITYRDKKKLNSTNKLDAIVTSKIWGFPIMLGILGVVFWITIAGANYPSSWLASLFGWIEGYLTAGFQAVHAPDWLHGLLVLGLYRGTSWVVSVMLPPMMIFFPVFALLENFGYLPRVAFNMDRLFKKSGGHGKQALTMSMGFGCNAAAILSTRIIESPRERMLAILTNNFVPCNGRWPTLILLSSLFMAGAATTGALRTLSTASVLMGMVLIGITVTLTVSWVMSKTALRGVPTHYTLELPPFRRPHIWKTILVSSKEKSLNVLMRAVVVAAPAGVITWMLGNIFVGGDSILNHMAAFFDPFGQLLGMDGFIIMAFILGLPANEIVLPILLMGYMSSGAMVDIDSLGSIKDVFLAHGWTWLTALSMMLFSLLHYPCGTTLINIYKETKSMKWAVLSAVIPLGIAIGVTFTVAQLVRLFGWV; from the coding sequence ATGGAGTCACCGCTTGCCACTAACAAAGGTGCTGACACGCTAGATTCTTTGCTGGAAGCAGCAAAAAAGCTCGCGGACGGAAATTCCATCCGTGATGATATTGTCAGTGGAATTTACCGCGTATCTACTGGTATTTGCAAGGATACAATAACGTACCGCGATAAGAAAAAACTAAATAGCACCAATAAACTAGATGCGATTGTAACCTCAAAAATATGGGGTTTCCCAATCATGCTTGGTATTCTCGGGGTTGTGTTCTGGATCACCATTGCTGGAGCCAATTACCCTTCAAGCTGGCTTGCCTCCTTATTCGGCTGGATAGAGGGTTATCTAACTGCTGGATTTCAAGCGGTTCATGCTCCCGATTGGCTTCATGGACTGTTAGTTCTGGGACTGTACCGCGGAACGTCTTGGGTCGTCAGTGTCATGCTGCCGCCAATGATGATCTTCTTCCCTGTGTTTGCCTTGCTGGAGAACTTCGGTTATCTCCCTCGTGTCGCCTTTAACATGGACCGTTTATTTAAGAAGTCCGGTGGACACGGCAAGCAAGCCCTAACTATGTCGATGGGCTTCGGCTGTAATGCCGCTGCCATTCTATCTACACGTATCATTGAGTCGCCGCGTGAACGGATGTTAGCGATTCTGACGAACAATTTTGTACCTTGTAACGGCCGTTGGCCTACGCTGATCTTACTCTCATCATTGTTCATGGCAGGAGCCGCTACAACGGGCGCATTACGTACGCTGTCAACAGCCTCCGTACTTATGGGTATGGTGCTAATCGGTATTACGGTTACGCTGACCGTCTCCTGGGTCATGTCCAAGACCGCCCTTCGTGGCGTGCCAACGCATTACACCTTGGAACTTCCGCCGTTCCGTCGTCCACACATCTGGAAGACGATCCTCGTCTCTTCCAAGGAAAAGTCATTAAACGTGTTGATGCGAGCCGTTGTTGTCGCTGCACCTGCCGGGGTGATCACCTGGATGCTCGGTAATATCTTTGTTGGTGGAGATAGTATCCTGAACCATATGGCTGCTTTCTTCGATCCATTCGGACAATTACTTGGCATGGACGGATTTATTATTATGGCCTTTATTCTCGGGCTGCCTGCGAATGAAATCGTACTCCCTATTCTATTGATGGGCTATATGTCTTCTGGGGCTATGGTGGATATCGACAGTCTGGGCAGTATCAAAGACGTCTTCCTCGCTCACGGTTGGACGTGGTTAACTGCACTTAGTATGATGTTGTTCTCCCTGCTCCACTATCCGTGTGGCACAACGCTCATAAACATATATAAAGAAACGAAAAGCATGAAGTGGGCCGTTCTCTCCGCCGTCATTCCACTCGGTATCGCGATTGGTGTGACGTTTACCGTAGCTCAACTTGTTAGATTGTTTGGGTGGGTGTAA